Proteins encoded together in one Neobacillus sp. FSL H8-0543 window:
- a CDS encoding pitrilysin family protein: MPVLTETVKEMKGYTLHLVKTEKYKTNTIVWKMKAPLSREDVTKRALLPHVLQSSTSKYPTTTALRSYLDELYGATLFIDLAKKGEYHIISFSLEIANEKFLSNPSPLLKKGFELLAEVLTNPQISDNAFDNQTIDKEKRTLKQRIQSVYDDKMRYSNVRLLEEMCKDEPYALQVNGQEEDVEAITAENLYDYYKKVLLEDEMDLFVIGDIMEDEVINYANELLTFDNRTPKTLIQTDVIKKEQVHEVKEQEDVKQGKLNIGYRTNIRYGDPDYYALQVFNGIFGGFSHSKLFINVREKASLAYYVASRLESHKGLMMVMSGIDLKNYDQAVGIIREQMEAMKNRDFTDDELSQTKAVIRNQMLETIDTSRGLTEVLYHNVVAGTDINLDEWLVEMEKTTKEDIVSVAKKIELDTIYFLTGTEAGE; the protein is encoded by the coding sequence ATGCCCGTTTTAACTGAAACAGTTAAAGAGATGAAGGGGTATACACTTCATTTGGTTAAGACAGAAAAATACAAAACGAATACTATTGTGTGGAAGATGAAGGCACCTCTATCACGAGAAGATGTTACCAAAAGAGCCCTTCTGCCACATGTTTTACAAAGCAGCACCAGTAAATATCCAACCACCACTGCACTTCGTTCCTACTTAGATGAATTATATGGGGCTACTCTATTTATTGATTTAGCGAAAAAGGGTGAATATCATATAATAAGCTTTTCTCTTGAAATAGCTAATGAAAAATTCCTAAGCAATCCAAGCCCATTACTAAAGAAAGGCTTCGAATTATTAGCTGAGGTTTTAACAAATCCCCAAATATCAGATAATGCATTCGATAATCAAACAATAGATAAAGAAAAGCGAACCTTAAAACAGCGTATACAATCCGTTTATGACGATAAAATGCGCTATTCCAATGTCCGACTTCTGGAAGAAATGTGTAAAGATGAGCCATATGCCCTACAAGTAAACGGCCAGGAAGAGGATGTTGAAGCAATCACAGCCGAAAATTTATATGATTACTATAAAAAAGTTTTATTAGAGGATGAAATGGACCTCTTTGTAATTGGCGATATAATGGAAGATGAAGTAATAAACTATGCAAATGAGTTATTAACCTTTGATAATCGTACGCCGAAAACTTTAATTCAAACGGATGTAATAAAAAAGGAACAAGTTCATGAAGTAAAAGAGCAAGAGGATGTTAAACAAGGGAAATTAAATATTGGTTATCGTACAAATATCCGATATGGTGACCCTGATTATTATGCATTGCAAGTGTTTAACGGGATTTTTGGCGGTTTTTCTCATTCGAAATTGTTTATCAATGTTCGTGAAAAAGCGAGCCTTGCCTATTATGTTGCCAGTCGTCTTGAAAGTCATAAGGGATTAATGATGGTGATGTCTGGAATAGATTTAAAGAACTATGATCAGGCAGTAGGGATCATTCGTGAACAAATGGAAGCAATGAAAAATAGAGATTTCACCGATGATGAGCTATCACAAACCAAAGCAGTGATTCGAAATCAAATGTTAGAAACCATTGATACGTCTAGAGGATTAACAGAGGTCCTTTACCATAATGTTGTAGCAGGGACGGATATAAACCTTGATGAATGGCTAGTGGAAATGGAAAAAACAACAAAAGAAGATATCGTGTCTGTCGCGAAAAAGATTGAACTTGATACTATCTACTTCTTAACAGGGACGGAGGCAGGCGAATAA
- the recA gene encoding recombinase RecA — protein MSDRKAALEMALKQIEKQFGKGSIMKMGEKTDTRILTSPSGSLALDAALGVGGYPKGRIIEIYGPESSGKTTVALHAIAEVQANGGQAAFIDAEHALDPAYAQKLGVNIDELLLSQPDTGEQALEIAEALVRSGAIDILVVDSVAALVPKAEIEGEMGDSHMGLQARLMSQALRKLSGVINKSKTIAIFINQIREKIGVMFGNPETTPGGRALKFYSTVRIEVRRAEALKQGTDIVGNKTKIKVVKNKVAPPFRTAEVDIMYGEGISKEGEIVDIGSELEIVQKSGSWYSYNEERIGQGRENAKLFLRENPSIRLEIQTKIREHFGLNGEKIVTETDEPDPFELVD, from the coding sequence GTGAGTGATCGTAAAGCGGCCTTAGAAATGGCGTTAAAACAGATTGAAAAGCAATTCGGAAAAGGCTCCATTATGAAAATGGGAGAGAAAACGGACACGAGGATTTTAACAAGTCCTAGTGGCTCGTTAGCGTTAGATGCAGCACTTGGAGTGGGTGGATATCCAAAAGGACGGATTATCGAAATTTATGGCCCTGAAAGCTCAGGTAAAACAACTGTTGCCTTGCATGCTATTGCTGAAGTACAGGCAAATGGCGGACAAGCTGCTTTTATTGATGCTGAGCATGCGCTTGACCCAGCTTATGCGCAAAAATTAGGGGTGAACATTGATGAGTTATTGTTATCCCAGCCTGACACCGGGGAACAAGCACTAGAAATCGCTGAGGCGCTTGTTCGCAGTGGTGCCATTGATATTTTGGTAGTTGACTCAGTTGCAGCACTAGTACCAAAAGCCGAAATTGAAGGGGAAATGGGAGATTCTCACATGGGTCTTCAAGCTCGTTTGATGTCTCAAGCACTCCGGAAATTATCTGGTGTCATTAACAAATCGAAGACAATCGCTATCTTTATCAACCAAATTCGTGAAAAAATTGGTGTCATGTTTGGTAATCCCGAAACAACCCCAGGTGGACGTGCGTTAAAATTCTACTCAACGGTACGTATTGAAGTTCGTCGTGCAGAAGCGCTAAAGCAGGGAACAGATATTGTTGGAAACAAAACTAAAATTAAAGTAGTGAAGAATAAAGTTGCACCTCCTTTCCGTACAGCTGAAGTGGATATTATGTATGGCGAAGGTATCTCTAAGGAAGGCGAGATTGTTGATATTGGCTCCGAATTAGAAATTGTACAAAAAAGTGGTTCTTGGTATTCTTATAATGAGGAAAGAATAGGCCAAGGCCGTGAAAATGCCAAACTATTCTTAAGAGAAAATCCAAGCATTCGCCTTGAAATTCAGACGAAAATCCGTGAACACTTTGGTTTAAATGGTGAAAAAATAGTTACAGAAACAGATGAGCCAGATCCATTTGAATTAGTAGATTAA
- a CDS encoding DUF3388 domain-containing protein, with translation MEKKEWYLEYEIQKNRPGLLGDISSLLGMLSINIVTINGVDEGRRGLLILAKDDNQIKRLESILNTMDTIKLIKIREPKLRDRLAVRHGRYIQRDADDKKTFRFVRNELGVLVDFMAELFKQEGHKLIGIRGMPRVGKTESVVAASVCANKRWLFVSSTLLKQTIRNQLIEDEYNANNLFILDGIVSRRRASERHWQLVREIMRLPAVKVVEHPDIFVQNSEYTLDDFDYIIELRNDSEEEITYDIVDQNNLFTGSEFGDFDF, from the coding sequence ATGGAGAAAAAAGAATGGTATTTAGAATATGAGATTCAAAAAAACCGTCCTGGTTTGCTGGGCGACATTTCTTCTCTCTTAGGTATGCTATCCATAAATATTGTAACGATAAACGGTGTAGATGAGGGACGGCGCGGGTTATTAATTTTAGCTAAAGATGATAATCAAATAAAACGATTAGAGTCAATTTTAAATACAATGGACACAATAAAATTAATTAAGATTAGAGAACCGAAACTACGCGATCGATTGGCTGTCCGACATGGACGATATATCCAAAGGGATGCTGATGATAAAAAAACCTTTCGTTTTGTTAGAAATGAACTTGGTGTATTAGTTGATTTTATGGCAGAGTTATTTAAGCAGGAAGGTCATAAATTAATTGGGATACGAGGTATGCCGAGGGTAGGGAAGACAGAGTCTGTTGTGGCCGCAAGTGTATGTGCGAATAAACGCTGGCTTTTTGTATCCTCCACATTATTAAAGCAAACCATTCGCAATCAACTCATTGAGGACGAGTATAACGCAAATAATTTATTTATCCTTGATGGCATTGTTTCAAGAAGACGTGCAAGTGAACGCCATTGGCAGCTAGTCCGTGAAATCATGCGTCTGCCAGCTGTAAAAGTGGTAGAACATCCAGATATCTTTGTGCAAAACTCAGAATATACACTTGATGATTTTGATTATATTATCGAGTTAAGGAACGATTCTGAGGAGGAAATTACATACGACATAGTTGACCAAAATAATCTATTTACCGGGTCTGAATTTGGAGATTTTGATTTTTAG
- the rny gene encoding ribonuclease Y, translating to METITIISILLSIIVGAVVGYFVRKSIAEAKIAGAKNAAEQILEDAKRDADSLKKEALLEAKDEIHKLRTETEREVRDRRNELQKQENRLLQREENLDRKDETLNKRDILLEKKDDSLNQRQQHIEQMESKVDELIRKQQSELERVSSLTREEARSIIIDKLEQELIHETAIMIKESETRVKEESDKKAKEILSLAIQRCAADHVAETTVSVVNLPNDEMKGRIIGREGRNIRTLETLTGIDLIIDDTPEAVILSGFDPIRRETARLALEKLVQDGRIHPARIEEMVEKSRREVDEYIREVGEQTTFEVGVHGLHPDLIKILGRLKFRTSYGQNVLKHSIEVAQLSGLLAAELGEDEMLARRAGLLHDIGKAIDHEVEGSHVEIGVELATKYKEHPVVINSIGSHHGDTEPTSVIAVLVAAADALSAARPGARSETLENYIRRLEKLEEISESYDGVEKSFAIQAGREVRIIVRPDAVDDLAAHRLARDIRKRIEEELDYPGHIKVTVIRETRAVEYAK from the coding sequence ATGGAAACTATTACTATCATCTCCATTTTGCTTAGCATTATCGTTGGTGCCGTTGTTGGCTATTTTGTACGTAAATCCATTGCTGAAGCAAAAATAGCAGGGGCAAAGAATGCTGCAGAGCAGATTCTTGAGGATGCAAAGCGTGATGCTGATTCATTGAAAAAAGAAGCTTTGCTTGAAGCAAAGGATGAAATTCACAAACTTCGTACTGAAACTGAACGTGAGGTTAGGGACCGAAGAAATGAACTGCAAAAACAAGAGAACCGTTTACTGCAAAGAGAAGAGAATTTAGATCGAAAGGATGAAACGTTGAACAAGCGTGATATTCTTTTGGAGAAAAAGGATGATTCTCTAAACCAAAGACAACAGCATATTGAACAGATGGAAAGCAAAGTGGACGAGTTGATACGAAAACAACAATCTGAACTCGAACGAGTTTCTAGCTTGACACGTGAAGAAGCTAGATCAATTATTATCGACAAGCTGGAGCAGGAATTAATCCATGAAACTGCGATAATGATTAAAGAAAGTGAAACCCGCGTAAAAGAGGAATCTGACAAGAAAGCGAAAGAAATACTGTCGCTAGCAATCCAGCGTTGCGCTGCTGACCATGTTGCGGAAACGACAGTATCAGTAGTCAACCTTCCCAATGATGAAATGAAAGGCCGCATTATTGGCCGTGAAGGAAGAAATATCCGTACGCTAGAAACACTTACTGGAATTGATTTGATTATTGATGATACTCCAGAGGCTGTCATTCTGTCAGGCTTTGACCCTATACGTCGTGAGACCGCTCGATTGGCATTAGAAAAACTAGTCCAAGATGGACGGATTCACCCTGCGCGTATTGAGGAAATGGTTGAAAAGTCCCGCCGAGAAGTGGATGAGTATATCCGGGAGGTTGGTGAACAAACGACCTTTGAAGTCGGAGTTCATGGACTGCATCCAGATCTAATTAAAATTCTCGGACGTTTGAAGTTCCGTACGAGTTATGGACAAAATGTCCTGAAGCACTCTATAGAGGTTGCACAGCTTTCTGGCTTGTTGGCAGCTGAACTTGGTGAGGATGAAATGCTAGCTCGCCGAGCAGGTTTACTCCATGATATTGGTAAAGCGATTGACCATGAGGTCGAAGGCAGTCATGTTGAAATTGGAGTTGAACTTGCAACTAAATACAAGGAACACCCAGTAGTTATCAATAGTATTGGTTCACACCATGGCGACACGGAACCAACTTCTGTTATTGCGGTGCTGGTAGCTGCTGCTGATGCGCTTTCAGCCGCGAGACCAGGAGCACGCAGTGAAACTCTAGAGAACTATATACGCCGTTTAGAAAAGCTGGAGGAGATTTCTGAGTCCTATGATGGTGTTGAGAAATCCTTCGCAATTCAAGCTGGTCGTGAGGTTCGGATTATTGTAAGGCCGGATGCCGTTGATGATCTTGCCGCACATCGCTTGGCACGAGATATTCGTAAGCGTATTGAGGAAGAACTAGACTATCCAGGACATATTAAAGTGACAGTTATCCGTGAAACACGGGCTGTAGAATATGCGAAATAA
- a CDS encoding RodZ domain-containing protein, translated as MTELGNRLKEARLAKGLSLEDLQSMTKIQKRYLIGIEEGDYSSMPGNFYVRAFVKQYAEALQLDVDEIFEFYKGEIPSTHKENLPDQLSRVKTHKTITEGNSKVFDILPKVLIGIFLIGAAGLLYYFLTNNLGDKANDEISNNNDQVLIEKKDELDKAVDKEIGQKEETKKEKDNDEKKQEDTSSPVEETPKQELTVVEGNGSNSTYDLKNADKFEVKLVSKGQTWVNIKNGSGKSYFQGLLSTNGTDSQTVDLSAEDKAVIVVGRTSDTDIFINDQKLEYAVAPTEEVLQNITIQYVQKNE; from the coding sequence GTGACTGAACTAGGTAATCGACTAAAAGAAGCGCGATTAGCCAAAGGATTAAGCTTGGAAGATTTACAGTCAATGACAAAAATACAAAAGCGTTACTTGATTGGAATTGAAGAAGGCGACTATTCAAGCATGCCAGGTAATTTTTACGTTCGCGCCTTTGTAAAGCAATACGCTGAAGCACTCCAGCTTGATGTGGATGAAATATTTGAATTTTATAAAGGGGAAATTCCGTCCACACATAAGGAAAATTTACCTGACCAGCTATCAAGGGTAAAAACGCATAAAACCATTACAGAAGGAAATTCAAAAGTTTTTGACATATTACCTAAAGTTTTAATTGGTATTTTTCTTATAGGTGCAGCAGGGTTATTATATTATTTTTTGACAAATAACTTAGGTGATAAGGCAAATGATGAAATTAGTAATAATAATGATCAAGTTTTAATTGAAAAGAAAGACGAACTAGATAAAGCTGTTGATAAGGAAATAGGACAAAAAGAAGAGACCAAGAAAGAAAAAGACAATGATGAGAAAAAGCAAGAGGATACATCTTCACCAGTTGAGGAAACTCCTAAACAAGAGTTAACCGTTGTCGAAGGCAATGGAAGCAACTCCACATATGATTTGAAAAATGCCGATAAATTTGAAGTGAAATTGGTTTCAAAAGGTCAAACATGGGTAAATATTAAAAATGGGAGCGGAAAATCTTATTTTCAGGGATTGCTTTCAACGAATGGAACGGATAGTCAAACGGTGGATTTATCGGCTGAAGATAAAGCAGTTATTGTAGTTGGAAGGACAAGTGATACAGATATTTTTATAAATGACCAAAAGCTCGAATATGCTGTTGCACCGACTGAAGAAGTTCTTCAGAACATTACAATTCAATATGTTCAAAAGAACGAATAG
- a CDS encoding competence/damage-inducible protein A, translating to MNAEIIAVGSELLLGQIVNTNAKFLSQQLAGLGINVYYHTVVGDNSNRLKSVIEIAEKRSNLIIFTGGLGPTKDDLTKETIAGYIGKKLVMDPVALESIEDFFYKTNRVMTENNRKQALVFEGSHILPNHNGMAPGMVTENEKHLYMLLPGPPKEMEPMFLDFGIAALSRYVKTEEKIVSRVLRFFGIGEAALETEIVDIIDQQSNPTIAPLASDGEVTLRLTAKHKDPLTANSMLDEAENAIRSRVGEYLYGYDNTSIVEELVKVLKGKKLTIAAAESLTGGMFQQGLTSFAGASTFVSGGVVCYTNEVKHKVLKVKEETIEKYGVVSDECAKELAENVAALLSSDIGISFTGVAGPDELEGKPAGTVYIGLSINGRQTVVKKLVLGGTREANRSRTVKFGCYYLIKLLKESQ from the coding sequence ATGAATGCGGAAATTATTGCAGTGGGTTCAGAATTGCTGCTCGGTCAAATTGTTAATACCAATGCAAAATTTTTATCCCAGCAACTAGCAGGTCTTGGTATTAATGTTTATTATCATACAGTCGTTGGTGATAATTCCAATCGATTAAAGTCTGTAATTGAAATTGCTGAAAAACGATCAAATTTAATTATTTTTACTGGTGGTCTTGGACCTACCAAAGATGATTTAACGAAAGAAACGATCGCTGGATATATAGGGAAAAAGCTTGTAATGGATCCTGTTGCCTTAGAGTCAATAGAGGACTTCTTTTATAAGACAAATCGGGTAATGACGGAAAATAACCGTAAACAAGCATTGGTCTTTGAAGGGTCCCATATTCTGCCAAACCATAATGGGATGGCCCCTGGTATGGTCACAGAAAATGAAAAGCATCTTTATATGCTTCTACCAGGACCACCTAAAGAAATGGAGCCGATGTTTTTAGATTTCGGCATTGCTGCCCTATCCAGGTATGTAAAAACTGAAGAAAAAATTGTCTCTAGAGTATTAAGATTCTTTGGAATCGGTGAAGCAGCCTTGGAAACAGAAATTGTCGACATAATTGATCAACAAAGTAATCCGACCATTGCTCCACTTGCCTCTGATGGTGAGGTCACCTTACGATTGACTGCAAAACATAAAGATCCTCTTACTGCTAATTCAATGCTCGATGAAGCAGAAAATGCAATCAGATCACGTGTGGGTGAGTATTTATATGGGTATGACAACACCTCAATTGTCGAAGAGTTAGTTAAAGTCTTAAAAGGGAAAAAATTAACGATTGCCGCTGCTGAAAGTCTGACTGGGGGCATGTTTCAGCAAGGGTTAACGAGCTTTGCTGGTGCAAGCACATTTGTTAGCGGTGGTGTTGTTTGCTATACCAATGAGGTCAAACATAAAGTATTGAAGGTTAAAGAAGAGACGATTGAAAAATATGGGGTTGTAAGTGATGAGTGTGCCAAAGAGCTAGCGGAAAATGTTGCAGCACTCCTTTCTTCTGACATTGGTATTAGTTTCACAGGTGTTGCTGGACCTGATGAACTTGAGGGGAAACCAGCAGGAACCGTCTATATCGGACTTTCGATTAATGGCAGACAAACCGTTGTGAAAAAATTAGTACTTGGCGGAACAAGAGAAGCCAACCGCAGTCGTACAGTAAAATTTGGATGCTACTATTTAATCAAACTCTTAAAAGAGTCACAGTGA
- a CDS encoding pitrilysin family protein, which yields MEKINFDQLQEELYHEKMPNGLNVYILPKKGFNKTYATFTTKYGSVDNTFVPFGKEEYVTVPDGIAHFLEHKLFEKEDGDVFQLFSRQGASANAFTSFTRTAYLFSSTSDVEKNLETLINFVQEPYFSEKTVEKEKGIIGQEITMYDDNPDWRLYFGLIQNLYRNHPVKIDIAGTIESISHINKDWLYECYNTFYHPSNMLLFITGPVDPTAFMNQVRDNQTKKDYKEMPEIKRKFEDEPIPVAEKKQVMEMNVQTPKCLVGIKAINTNQKGEELLKNELTMNVLLDLLFGKSSKNYTQLYNDGLIDDTFSYDYSQEQGFGFAMVGGDTREPDKLAEQLEQMLLSAKNGTIFSEEELERNKKKKIGSFLRAVNSPEYIANQFTRYAFNDMNLFDVVPTLEKITLNDVKTLASEIISEERFSVCQVLPKKK from the coding sequence ATGGAAAAAATCAATTTTGACCAGCTTCAAGAAGAGCTATATCATGAAAAAATGCCTAATGGATTAAATGTATATATTTTACCGAAAAAAGGATTTAATAAAACGTACGCTACATTCACAACAAAGTATGGCTCAGTTGATAACACATTTGTTCCATTTGGCAAAGAAGAGTACGTTACAGTTCCTGACGGCATTGCTCATTTTTTAGAGCATAAGCTTTTTGAAAAAGAGGATGGCGATGTTTTTCAACTATTCAGCCGCCAAGGCGCTTCAGCAAATGCATTTACTTCCTTTACCCGTACAGCTTATTTGTTCTCAAGTACCTCGGATGTGGAGAAAAACCTTGAAACACTGATAAATTTTGTTCAAGAGCCATATTTTTCGGAAAAAACAGTTGAAAAAGAAAAAGGGATTATTGGCCAAGAAATAACGATGTATGATGATAATCCGGATTGGCGTTTATATTTTGGGCTCATTCAAAACCTATATCGCAACCATCCGGTAAAAATCGATATCGCTGGGACTATTGAATCGATTTCACATATTAATAAGGATTGGCTTTACGAATGCTATAACACGTTTTATCATCCGAGTAATATGCTTTTATTTATTACTGGACCAGTTGATCCAACTGCCTTTATGAATCAAGTAAGGGATAACCAAACGAAAAAAGATTATAAAGAAATGCCAGAGATTAAGCGGAAATTTGAAGATGAGCCCATCCCAGTTGCAGAGAAAAAACAAGTGATGGAGATGAATGTCCAAACTCCAAAATGTCTGGTTGGTATAAAAGCAATAAATACAAATCAAAAAGGGGAGGAACTCCTTAAAAATGAACTTACAATGAATGTACTGCTCGATTTGTTGTTTGGTAAAAGTTCAAAAAATTATACCCAGCTATATAATGATGGACTTATCGATGACACGTTCTCCTATGATTACTCGCAGGAACAGGGATTTGGGTTTGCCATGGTAGGCGGGGATACGAGAGAGCCAGATAAACTAGCTGAGCAATTAGAACAGATGCTTCTCAGTGCAAAAAACGGGACAATTTTTTCTGAAGAGGAATTAGAGCGAAATAAAAAGAAGAAAATAGGTTCCTTTCTACGCGCGGTGAATTCACCAGAATATATAGCTAATCAGTTTACTCGGTATGCCTTTAACGATATGAATTTATTTGATGTAGTACCAACGCTAGAAAAAATTACACTAAACGATGTTAAAACATTAGCATCAGAAATCATTTCGGAAGAACGCTTTTCAGTATGCCAAGTACTGCCTAAGAAAAAATAA
- a CDS encoding SDR family oxidoreductase, which yields MKKYALITGASGGIGQAVALKLAAEGYHLYLHYNQNEKIISELLEKLAPFGGEYAVICADLAKPEGYKKVCEQIFSLDEIIHCSGNSQYGLLVDLALEEAESLMHVHVISPLMLTKELLPKLLKKRTGNIIVITSIWGQTGAACEVAYSAAKGAQIAFVKALSKEVALSGIRVNAIAPGAVETVMMSQFTDEEKETLQYEIPMGRIGYPEEIANGVKFLLSNESSYITGQVLSINGGWYT from the coding sequence ATGAAAAAATATGCACTCATTACAGGGGCAAGTGGAGGAATTGGACAAGCGGTAGCCTTGAAATTAGCTGCCGAGGGCTATCATTTATATTTACATTATAATCAGAATGAAAAAATAATTAGCGAATTATTAGAAAAATTAGCCCCGTTTGGTGGAGAGTATGCAGTAATTTGCGCAGATTTAGCTAAGCCCGAAGGATATAAAAAGGTTTGTGAACAGATTTTTTCGCTAGATGAAATTATACATTGTAGCGGGAACAGCCAATATGGGCTCCTTGTTGATTTAGCACTTGAAGAGGCAGAATCATTAATGCATGTTCATGTGATTAGTCCCTTAATGCTAACAAAAGAATTACTGCCGAAATTATTAAAAAAGAGGACTGGTAATATCATTGTTATTACTTCAATATGGGGTCAAACAGGTGCTGCTTGTGAAGTGGCCTATTCTGCAGCTAAAGGGGCTCAGATTGCCTTTGTAAAGGCCTTAAGCAAGGAAGTAGCATTAAGTGGTATAAGAGTCAATGCGATTGCACCAGGGGCAGTAGAAACGGTCATGATGAGTCAATTCACAGACGAAGAAAAAGAAACGCTGCAATATGAAATACCAATGGGGAGAATCGGATATCCTGAAGAAATTGCTAACGGAGTAAAATTTCTGCTGAGTAATGAGTCCTCTTATATAACTGGACAGGTTCTTTCTATTAATGGCGGCTGGTATACATAA
- a CDS encoding TIGR00282 family metallophosphoesterase, with the protein MNLLFVGDVVGSVGRDMIKEYLPKLKEKYRPHFTIINGENAAGGRGITEKIYREFLGSGAQAVTLGNHAWDNKEIFEFIENAKNMVRPANFPEGTPGQGLVFFKVNDLEVAVINLQGRTFMPPLDCPFKKADELVEIAQARTPFIFVDFHAEATSEKQAMGWYLDGRVSAVVGTHTHVQTADSRILPAGTGYLTDVGMTGPYDGILGMEREAVITKFLTSLPVRFEVPKTGRNQLSGVYIELDRKTGHTKKIERILINDDHLWYS; encoded by the coding sequence ATGAATTTATTATTTGTAGGAGATGTCGTCGGTTCTGTGGGCCGTGACATGATTAAAGAGTATTTACCTAAATTAAAAGAAAAATACCGTCCACATTTCACAATAATTAACGGTGAAAATGCTGCAGGCGGTAGAGGAATTACGGAGAAAATATATCGGGAATTTTTAGGTTCGGGAGCACAGGCAGTAACTCTTGGAAATCATGCATGGGATAACAAAGAAATTTTTGAGTTTATCGAAAATGCCAAAAATATGGTAAGGCCTGCAAATTTTCCCGAAGGAACTCCGGGACAAGGACTTGTCTTCTTTAAAGTAAATGACTTAGAAGTTGCGGTAATCAATTTACAGGGCCGAACCTTTATGCCTCCTCTAGACTGTCCTTTTAAAAAGGCGGATGAATTAGTAGAAATAGCACAAGCAAGAACACCTTTTATTTTTGTTGATTTTCATGCTGAGGCGACGAGTGAGAAGCAAGCAATGGGCTGGTATTTAGATGGAAGAGTATCTGCTGTCGTGGGTACACATACCCATGTACAGACCGCTGATAGCCGTATCCTGCCAGCTGGCACAGGGTATTTAACCGATGTAGGGATGACAGGTCCATATGATGGAATCTTGGGAATGGAGAGAGAGGCAGTTATTACAAAGTTTCTTACTAGTCTGCCAGTACGCTTCGAAGTTCCTAAAACAGGCCGTAATCAACTTAGCGGGGTTTATATAGAACTCGACAGGAAAACAGGTCATACAAAAAAGATTGAGCGCATTTTAATTAATGATGATCATCTATGGTACTCATAA
- a CDS encoding DUF3243 domain-containing protein, which yields MSVLDNWKQWEDFLADRLHQAQGEGMSEGAINTLAYQIGDYLSNQVEPKNEQERILSDLWSVADKEEQQAIANIMVKLVQNNGSR from the coding sequence ATGTCTGTATTAGATAATTGGAAGCAGTGGGAAGATTTCCTTGCGGATCGTCTACATCAAGCACAAGGTGAAGGAATGAGTGAAGGGGCTATCAATACTCTCGCTTATCAAATTGGTGATTATTTATCTAATCAAGTGGAACCAAAAAACGAACAAGAGAGAATTCTTTCTGACCTCTGGTCCGTTGCTGATAAAGAAGAACAGCAGGCCATAGCTAATATTATGGTTAAATTAGTCCAAAATAATGGTTCGCGTTAA
- the pgsA gene encoding CDP-diacylglycerol--glycerol-3-phosphate 3-phosphatidyltransferase — MNVPNKITISRIFLIPLFLIIMLVPFDWGTMYLFGADLPVTHFIGALIFIFAASTDWVDGFYARKYNLVTNMGKFLDPLADKLLVSAALIVLVELGFAPSWIVIAIISREFAVTGLRLLLVEGGEVVAANMLGKIKTWAQIIAISALLLHNTIFELIHFPFDDVALWIALIFTIWSGFDYFSKNMHVFKNSK, encoded by the coding sequence ATGAACGTACCAAATAAAATAACCATATCAAGAATTTTTTTAATTCCATTATTCTTGATCATAATGCTAGTTCCATTTGATTGGGGGACTATGTATCTTTTTGGGGCAGACCTTCCGGTTACCCATTTTATAGGGGCATTGATTTTTATTTTTGCTGCTTCCACGGATTGGGTGGATGGATTCTATGCGAGGAAATACAATCTTGTCACCAACATGGGTAAATTTCTCGACCCGCTAGCTGATAAATTGCTTGTGTCTGCTGCTCTAATTGTTCTAGTCGAACTTGGATTTGCTCCTTCATGGATCGTTATTGCAATCATAAGCAGAGAATTTGCAGTTACAGGTCTTCGACTATTACTAGTAGAGGGAGGCGAGGTTGTAGCAGCCAATATGCTTGGGAAAATAAAAACCTGGGCACAAATTATTGCTATTTCAGCACTCCTATTACATAATACTATTTTTGAATTGATTCATTTTCCATTTGATGATGTGGCATTATGGATTGCATTAATTTTTACCATTTGGTCAGGCTTTGATTATTTCTCTAAAAACATGCATGTATTTAAAAACTCAAAATAG